A single genomic interval of Hydractinia symbiolongicarpus strain clone_291-10 chromosome 8, HSymV2.1, whole genome shotgun sequence harbors:
- the LOC130655328 gene encoding uncharacterized protein LOC130655328: MEVNNVQETRLAASEDVGKSKSEDHSIFLKPLTLEVYQQQSQLQYKAVEVMSVKKMNLINLNSTLLCSHWQKKRNIITYKLWKQQSMVFIATSKGENQKMNRSRFD; the protein is encoded by the exons ATGGAAGTAAATAACGTACAGGAAACACGTTTAGCTGCTTCTGAAGATGTTGGTAAATCCAAATCTGAAG atcATTCAATCTTTCTTAAGCCATTAACCTTGGAGGTGTATCAACAGCAGTCGCAGCTCCAATACAAAGCAGTGGAAGTAATGAGTGTCAAGAAAATGAATTTGATAAACTTAAATTCAACACTGCTTTGTTCACATTGGCAAAAGAAAAGGAATATTATAACCTACAAGCTTTGGAAGCAACAGAGTATGGTATTCATCGCAACATCCAAAGGCGAAAACCAAAAAATGAATCGATCCCGTTTCGATTAG
- the LOC130655156 gene encoding tumor suppressor candidate 2-like produces MGWLKSAVRGVKWFFGVDHHDTQQEKTVSASPFVTSKPSAMYIDEDGDLAEEFYEEVILNTGRPWMRRITEHLTWQGMVQLEFPRLHVDFPVVLYDT; encoded by the exons ATGGGGTGGCTGAAGTCTGCAGTCCGAGGTGTTAAATGGTTTTTTGGAGTAGACCATCATGATACTCAACAAGAGAAGACAGTTTCAGCTTCACCTTTTGTCACAAGCAAGCCTAG TGCCATGTATATTGATGAGGATGGAGATCTAGCTGAAGAATTTTATGAGGAGGTCATCCTCAATACTGGCCGACCGTGGATGAGAAGAATAACTGAACACCTTACTTGGCAG GGCATGGTGCAGTTAGAATTTCCCCGCCTACACGTCGATTTTCCAGTGGTTCTTTATGATACTTAA